The Blattabacterium cuenoti genome segment AAGAATAGATTTTAAATCTTTTATAAAGATTATAGATGTCCCATATAGTGATATAAATAAACAAAAAATAAATTTTTCAGATTTTACTGTTATTCTATTGATTAGCAATAAATCTGTAGATTATTATTTTAATATAGCTAATTTTATGAAATTTAAAGTTCCGACTTATATGAAGTATGAAGTTTGTTTGTCAAACAAAGTCTATTGCTAACTATTTACAAAAATATATAGTCTACAGAAAAAGAAAAATTTACATTGGAAAAAAATATTTTCAAGATATAATACCTTATATACAGAAAAATCATAAAGAAAAATTTTTATTACCTTCTTAAAATTCATTAAAATCTGAAATATTAATTATGTTAAATAAATTAAATATTTCTTGAAAAATAGCCATTTTATATAAAATAATAACCAATGATTTATCTGATTTAAAAAATATATATTATGATATTTTAGTTTTCTTTAGTCCAGCTAGTATCAAATCTTTATTTGAAAATTTTCCTAATTGTAGTCAAAAAAATATTAAGATTGCTACTTTTGGAAAAAATACTTTTCAAGCAGGATTAAAAATAGATATTGAAGTACCAACTCCTCAGTTTATCTCTATGGCAATGGCTTTAGAAGAATATATAACATGATTTTATTTATTCTACAGTAACTGATTTTGCTAAATTTCTAGGTTTATCAATATTCTCTCCACGTATATATGCCATTTGATAGGCTAATAATTGAAGTGGAATTACTGTTACTAGAGGACTTAATTCTTCAGAAATATTAGGAACTTTTATTACATGATCAGCTAACATATTAACCTCTACGTCGTTTTCGTTAATTATAGCAATAATTTTTCCATTTCTTGCTTTAATTTCTTGAATGTTACCTACTATTTTAGGATAAGATTCATTTAATGGTGCTATAACTACTACAACTATTTTTTGATCTATTAAAGCGATAGGGCCATGTTTCATTTCTGCTGCTGGAAATCCTTCTGCATGTATATAAGATATCTCCTTTAATTTTAAAGCGCCTTCTAAAGCTACTGGAAAATTAATACCTCTTCCTAAATAAAGAAAATTATTCATAGAATGAAAAATTTTCGATATTTTTTTAATCGAATCATGCACTTTTAAAGCAGTACTAATTTTTTCTGGAATAGATCCAAGTTCCTCACATAACTTATTATAAATATTATCATTTATAATAGATTTATATTTTCCTATTTTCAAAGCTAATAATATAAGCATTGTAATTTGAGCCGTAAAAGCTTTTGTAGATGCTACCCCAATCTCTGGACCAGCATGAGTATATACTCCTGCATCTACAGATCTTGAAATAGTTGATCCCACTACATTACAAATTCCAAATACAAAAGCCCCCTTACTTTTTGCTAATTTTAAAGCGGATATAGTATCAGCAGTTTCTCCTGATTGAGAGATTACAATAATAATATTATTTTTATTTATAATTGGATCTCTATATCTAAATTCAGAAGCATATTCAACTTCTACAGGAATACGGGCTAATTTTTCTAATAAATATTCTCCAATTAAACTAGCATGCCAAGATGTACCACAAGCAACTATAGTGATACATTTTGTATTAATAAATTTTTCTTTATTAGATTCAATTCCATCAATATAAATTACCTTACTTGATACCAGCAATCTACCTCTTAAAGTATTTAAAATAGTTTGAGGTTGTTCATATATTTCTTTTAACATGAAATATTTATATTTTCCTTTTTCAATTTCTTTTAAATCAATTTTTAATTTATTTATAACTGGATTCAGTTTGTAATTATTAATAATCTTTCTAAGATCTAGATCTTTATATTTATTAAGAATAGCCATTTCTCCATCTTCTAAATAAATAACGTTTTTAGTATACTGAATAAATGAAATTGGATCAGAAGCTACAAAAAATTCTCCATCTCCAATTCCAATAGCAATAGGACTACCTAATTTAGCAATTATCATACTATCAGGATCATCTCGGTCTACTATAGCTATCGAGTATGCCCCCACTACTTCGGTTAACGAACATCGTATAGCTTCTTCTAATGAAAATTTATTTTCATTTTTAATATATTCTACTAAATTTACTAGTACCTCAGTATCTGTATTACTTCTAAGAGTAAAACCATTGTTTAATAAAATAATTTTAATGGAATTATAATTATCTACAATTCCATTATGAATCATAACTAAATTATTAGAATTAGAAATATGAGGATGAGCATTTATATCATCAGCTACTCCATGGGTGGCCCATCTAGTGTGACCGATTCCAGTAGTTCCTTTTAACTGAATATTAGAGCGATTAATTTTTTTCTCTAATTCATAAACCCTACCTTTAGTTTTATACAAATTATATCCATCTTTATGAAAGATAGATACTCCAGAACTATCGTATCCTCGATATTCTAATTTTTTTAATCCATTAATAATAATAGGATATGCATCTCTATTACCTAAATATCCGATTATTCCACACATTATTTTAAACAGTAAAAATTATAAATTCTTATCATTTTTCCTAAATTGATTGATCTTATTATTTAAAATTATTTTTTTATAAAACTGTTGATAAACAGTTTTAATCTCTTCTATTGGATAATATTTTAGCACTAATAATTTATTTATTTTTTTGATATAATTTTCTATTTTTTCAGGAAAAAAAACATCTCCTTTCATTACTGCATCTGAATAGTACAGACATAATTTTGTTAAATTAAAATAATCTGGATTTTTCATTATTTCTAACTGATTAGATTTAACTCCATCTAATTTTATTTTTTTTATAACGTCTTTGTTTAACAATCCTTTGAAAGGATTATTATAAATTGATACGATTATTCTAGTTTTTTGATATAAAGCATCGTTTTTATACATTTTTTTTACATATAAAGGGATAAAAAAACTGATCCATCCATATAAATGGATAATATCTGGTTTCCAATTTAATTTTTTAACTGCTTCTAAAACACCTTTCGTAAAAAATAATGCTCTTTCATCATTATCTACGAAAAAATTTCCCTTTTCATCTTTATCTATAGCTTTTCTTTTAAAATATTCTTCATTATCTATAAAATAAACCTGTAATCGAGCATCAGGAATAGATGCTACTTTTATTAATAAAGGTTGATCTATATTATTAATTATTAAATTCATTCCAGATAAACGAATCACTTCATGCAATTGATGCCGTCTTTCATTTATTAATCCAAAACGTGGCATAAATATTCTAACATCATTACCTATGGATTGCATAAATTTAGATGCATTTAAAACTGATAAAGAAATTTTATTTTCTGAAGAAAAAGGAAATAAATCTGAAGAAACATATAGTATACGTTTACCTGTCATTTTAAGGTTTTTTTTTCATTTTTGAAATATATAAAAACGGATAATAGCAAATATAAAAAATAATATACAATTATATATCTAAAAAATTAGATTTT includes the following:
- the glmS gene encoding glutamine--fructose-6-phosphate transaminase (isomerizing), with translation MCGIIGYLGNRDAYPIIINGLKKLEYRGYDSSGVSIFHKDGYNLYKTKGRVYELEKKINRSNIQLKGTTGIGHTRWATHGVADDINAHPHISNSNNLVMIHNGIVDNYNSIKIILLNNGFTLRSNTDTEVLVNLVEYIKNENKFSLEEAIRCSLTEVVGAYSIAIVDRDDPDSMIIAKLGSPIAIGIGDGEFFVASDPISFIQYTKNVIYLEDGEMAILNKYKDLDLRKIINNYKLNPVINKLKIDLKEIEKGKYKYFMLKEIYEQPQTILNTLRGRLLVSSKVIYIDGIESNKEKFINTKCITIVACGTSWHASLIGEYLLEKLARIPVEVEYASEFRYRDPIINKNNIIIVISQSGETADTISALKLAKSKGAFVFGICNVVGSTISRSVDAGVYTHAGPEIGVASTKAFTAQITMLILLALKIGKYKSIINDNIYNKLCEELGSIPEKISTALKVHDSIKKISKIFHSMNNFLYLGRGINFPVALEGALKLKEISYIHAEGFPAAEMKHGPIALIDQKIVVVVIAPLNESYPKIVGNIQEIKARNGKIIAIINENDVEVNMLADHVIKVPNISEELSPLVTVIPLQLLAYQMAYIRGENIDKPRNLAKSVTVE
- a CDS encoding glycogen/starch synthase — encoded protein: MTGKRILYVSSDLFPFSSENKISLSVLNASKFMQSIGNDVRIFMPRFGLINERRHQLHEVIRLSGMNLIINNIDQPLLIKVASIPDARLQVYFIDNEEYFKRKAIDKDEKGNFFVDNDERALFFTKGVLEAVKKLNWKPDIIHLYGWISFFIPLYVKKMYKNDALYQKTRIIVSIYNNPFKGLLNKDVIKKIKLDGVKSNQLEIMKNPDYFNLTKLCLYYSDAVMKGDVFFPEKIENYIKKINKLLVLKYYPIEEIKTVYQQFYKKIILNNKINQFRKNDKNL